One window from the genome of Pseudomonas fluorescens encodes:
- a CDS encoding carbon-nitrogen hydrolase family protein produces the protein MTAPVFAAAQSISVAGDLRANLARHQRFMQAAAEQGVQLLVFPELSLTGYERSLAAELAILPEDAVLQPLRDLAQALGLTAVVGMPIRLSADAPVLIGALVLGADGSLGVYSKQHLHPGEEVAFAPGHGGSTLTMGQDRIALAVCADFSHASHAAAAAGQGATLYAAGVLITEGGYVPDTTLLQGYAREHAMTVLMANHGGVTGGWESAGRSAIWGPDGSLLAAAPGTGESLVIARRAVNGWAGQVVPVTALQ, from the coding sequence ATGACCGCTCCAGTCTTCGCCGCCGCCCAGTCGATTTCCGTCGCGGGAGACCTTCGCGCCAACCTCGCGCGTCATCAGCGTTTCATGCAGGCTGCCGCTGAGCAGGGGGTGCAGTTGCTGGTATTCCCTGAACTGTCGCTCACCGGCTACGAACGCAGCCTGGCGGCGGAGCTGGCGATCCTGCCGGAGGATGCCGTACTGCAACCGCTGCGTGACCTGGCGCAAGCGCTCGGCCTGACCGCCGTGGTGGGCATGCCCATTCGGCTGTCGGCCGACGCTCCGGTGTTGATCGGCGCGTTGGTCCTCGGTGCCGACGGCTCCCTCGGGGTCTACAGCAAGCAGCATCTGCACCCGGGGGAAGAAGTCGCCTTCGCCCCAGGTCACGGTGGCTCGACGCTGACAATGGGGCAGGATCGCATCGCGCTGGCGGTGTGTGCCGATTTTTCCCACGCCAGTCATGCGGCTGCGGCAGCCGGGCAGGGCGCTACGCTCTATGCAGCAGGGGTGTTGATCACCGAGGGTGGCTACGTGCCCGATACGACGTTGCTGCAAGGCTATGCCCGGGAGCATGCCATGACCGTGCTGATGGCTAATCATGGCGGCGTCACCGGAGGCTGGGAGTCGGCTGGCCGCAGTGCCATCTGGGGCCCGGACGGTTCGCTGCTCGCGGCGGCGCCGGGTACGGGCGAGTCGTTGGTGATTGCCCGCCGCGCCGTCAACGGCTGGGCCGGGCAAGTCGTGCCGGTGACAGCGCTTCAATGA
- a CDS encoding GNAT family N-acetyltransferase: MSFEWRAATNGDIDFARQLTCDNMLPYYLRHDLLWQDEAFDLAWIIRQNWIISREGQALGFVSLSRDARALYIRELQINEAFRGQGAGTWTIGQVWGLVALERRPALRLTVFKDNPARALYERMGLRVVGEDECFLRMQRDIGA, from the coding sequence ATGAGCTTCGAGTGGCGTGCTGCAACGAACGGGGACATCGACTTCGCCCGGCAACTGACCTGCGACAACATGCTTCCTTATTACCTCAGGCATGATTTGCTCTGGCAGGACGAAGCGTTCGACCTGGCCTGGATCATTCGCCAGAACTGGATAATCAGTCGTGAAGGCCAGGCGCTGGGCTTTGTCAGCCTCAGTCGGGATGCCCGGGCGTTGTATATCCGTGAGCTGCAGATAAACGAGGCGTTCCGCGGGCAGGGCGCCGGTACCTGGACGATCGGACAGGTTTGGGGCCTGGTGGCGCTGGAACGGCGCCCGGCGCTGCGCCTGACGGTGTTCAAGGACAATCCCGCCAGGGCGTTATACGAACGCATGGGCCTGCGTGTCGTGGGCGAGGACGAGTGTTTCCTGAGGATGCAGCGAGACATCGGTGCTTGA
- a CDS encoding 3-deoxy-7-phosphoheptulonate synthase gives MNSSVSALPLSTLNPANEALTLRLPSSLQLKHQLPLSTALSHQVSAHRQAIRAILNGEDARLLVIVGPCSIHDPKSALEYAANLARVAHEVSDSMFLVMRAYVEKPRTTVGWKGLAYDPGLDGSDDMAAGLTLSRELMREMLQLGLPVATELLQPMAASYFDDLLSWVAIGARTTESQIHREMASGLGMPVGFKNGTDGGVGIACDAMRSAAHPHRHFGVDSQGHPAIIQTPGNPDTHLVLRGGHRGPNYDRQSVTQIHSDLTRLKIPARIMVDCSHANSGKDPLRQPQVFDDVLEQRLQGNRSLIGMMLESHLFEGCQPLGPSMRYGVSVTDGCLGWESTEQLLREAHRRLQLPA, from the coding sequence ATGAATTCGTCCGTCTCTGCTTTGCCGCTGTCCACGCTCAACCCTGCCAACGAAGCCCTGACCCTGCGTCTGCCGAGTTCGTTGCAACTCAAGCATCAATTGCCGCTCAGCACCGCGTTGAGCCACCAAGTGAGCGCCCATCGCCAGGCCATCCGCGCGATCCTCAACGGCGAAGATGCCCGCCTGCTGGTCATCGTCGGCCCCTGCTCGATCCATGACCCCAAATCCGCCCTCGAATATGCCGCCAACCTGGCTCGCGTAGCCCACGAAGTGAGCGACAGCATGTTCTTGGTCATGCGCGCCTACGTGGAAAAGCCCCGCACGACTGTGGGTTGGAAAGGCCTGGCCTACGATCCCGGCCTGGATGGCAGCGACGACATGGCCGCCGGCCTGACCTTGTCCCGGGAGTTGATGCGCGAAATGCTGCAACTGGGCCTGCCCGTCGCCACCGAACTGCTGCAACCCATGGCCGCCAGTTACTTCGATGACCTGCTCAGTTGGGTCGCCATTGGCGCTCGCACCACCGAATCGCAGATCCACCGGGAGATGGCCAGCGGGCTGGGCATGCCGGTGGGGTTCAAGAACGGCACGGACGGCGGGGTCGGCATTGCCTGCGACGCCATGCGCTCCGCCGCCCACCCCCATCGGCATTTCGGTGTCGATAGCCAGGGCCATCCGGCGATCATCCAGACCCCAGGCAACCCCGACACCCACCTGGTGCTGCGCGGCGGCCATCGCGGACCGAACTATGACCGCCAGAGCGTCACGCAGATACACAGCGACCTGACCCGCCTCAAGATACCCGCCCGGATCATGGTGGACTGCAGCCACGCCAACAGCGGCAAGGACCCGCTGCGTCAGCCGCAGGTGTTCGATGACGTGCTGGAACAACGGCTGCAAGGGAACCGCTCCCTGATCGGCATGATGCTCGAAAGCCACCTGTTCGAAGGCTGCCAGCCACTGGGCCCGTCGATGCGCTACGGCGTCTCGGTCACCGATGGCTGCCTGGGCTGGGAGTCCACCGAGCAGCTGTTGCGCGAGGCTCATCGCCGGTTGCAATTGCCCGCCTGA